In a single window of the Biomphalaria glabrata chromosome 5, xgBioGlab47.1, whole genome shotgun sequence genome:
- the LOC106060642 gene encoding ELAV-like protein 1 isoform X2: protein MVITASTSSNCGNLIFKPCDIVAVQNKGLPYFTLPNSCSGMAQSCSQNSYPLCAPVMITLGDHAMMDQSSGITQNGGTTSPSHSDDGVSKTNLIVNYLPQTMSQDEIRSLFSSIGELESCKLIRDKPTDPLIPSPGQSLGYGFVNYKRPEDAEKAINTLNGLRLQNKTIKVSYARPSSETIKGANLYVSGLPKSMAQQDLEKLFSHCGKIITSRILYDTNTGLSKGVGFIRFDQRCEAERAIQKLNNHIPEGCLDPITVKFANSPSSNKNLAGMAPLALATYLSPTHRRFFGPIHHATASSRFRYSPLESGLLQNTILPTTLTTAASAAAAAAAATSSNSSTTALNATGWCIFVYNLAPDTEDSVLWQLFGPFGAVQSVKVIRDFTTQKCKGFGFVTMTNYEEALIAIQNLNGFTLGNRVLQVSFKANGRKP from the exons a TGGTGATAACCGCTTCTACTTCTTCTAACTGTGGTAACTTGATATTCAAACCGTGTGATATAGTGGCAGTGCAGAACAAAGGACTACCATACTTCACCCTCCCCAACAGCTGCAGTGGTATGGCCCAAAGCTGCAGTCAAAATAGTTACCCGTTGTGTGCTCCTGTCATG ATCACACTTGGAGACCATGCCATGATGGATCAGTCATCTGGCATCACACAGAACGGGGGAACAACCTCCCCGTCACATTCTGACGATGGTGTCAGTAAAACCAATTTGATTGTAAACTACCTGCCACAGACCATGTCTCAGGATGAAATACGGTCTCTCTTCTCCAGTATAGGAGAATTGGAAAGCTGTAAACTGATTAGGGATAAGCCAACTG ACCCTCTGATTCCATCCCCAGGCCAGAGCCTTGGATACGGGTTCGTCAACTACAAACGACCAGAGGATGCCGAGAAAGCGATCAACACACTGAACGGTCTTCGTCTTCAGAACAAAACAATTAAG GTATCATACGCAAGGCCCAGTAGTGAAACAATTAAAGGCGCCAACTTGTATGTAAGTGGGCTGCCAAAGTCAATGGCCCAGCAAGATTTGGAGAAGTTGTTCTCTCACTGTGGGAAGATAATAACATCGCGAATTCTTTATGATACAAACACAG GCCTGTCTAAAGGTGTTGGTTTTATTCGCTTTGATCAAAGATGTGAAGCTGAACGTGCCATTCAGAAGTTAAACAACCACATTCCTGAGGGTTGTTTGGACCCCATTACAGTTAAATTTGCTAATTCCCCAAGCTCCAACAAAAATTTGGCCGGTATGGCCCCCTTAGCCCTGGCCACCTATCTGTCACCCACTCATCGACGCTTTTTCGGACCCATTCATCACGCCACTGCCTCAAGCCGATTTAG GTACTCACCTTTAGAGTCTGGTCTTCTACAGAACACTATCCTACCCACAACACTCACCACGGCAGCTTCGGCAGCAGCAGCTGCAGCAGCAGCAACTAGTAGCAATTCATCCACCACAGCCCTCAATGCCACCGGCTGGTGTATATTCGTCTATAACTTGGCCCCAGACACTGAGGACAGTGTACTGTGGCAGCTCTTTGGGCCCTTTGGAGCTGTGCAGAGTGTGAAAGTCATCCGGGATTTTACAACACAGAAGTGCAAAGGATTCGGTTTCGTCACAATGACCAACTACGAGGAAGCTTTGATTGCAATACAAAACCTGAATGGATTTACTTTAGGGAACCGAGTCCTGCAAGTTTCATTTAAGGCAAATGGGCGTAAACCATGA
- the LOC106060642 gene encoding ELAV-like protein 1 isoform X3, translating to MVITASTSSNCGNLIFKPCDIVAVQNKGLPYFTLPNSCSGMAQSCSQNSYPLCAPVMITLGDHAMMDQSSGITQNGGTTSPSHSDDGVSKTNLIVNYLPQTMSQDEIRSLFSSIGELESCKLIRDKPTDPLIPSPGQSLGYGFVNYKRPEDAEKAINTLNGLRLQNKTIKVSYARPSSETIKGANLYVSGLPKSMAQQDLEKLFSHCGKIITSRILYDTNTGLSKGVGFIRFDQRCEAERAIQKLNNHIPEGCLDPITVKFANSPSSNKNLAGMAPLALATYLSPTHRRFFGPIHHATASSRFRYSPLESGLLQNTILPTTLTTAASAAAAAAAATSSNSSTTALNATGWCIFVYNLAPDTEDSVLWQLFGPFGAVQSVKVIRDFTTQKCKGFGFVTMTNYEEALIAIQNLNGFTLGNRVLQVSFKANGRKP from the exons TGGTGATAACCGCTTCTACTTCTTCTAACTGTGGTAACTTGATATTCAAACCGTGTGATATAGTGGCAGTGCAGAACAAAGGACTACCATACTTCACCCTCCCCAACAGCTGCAGTGGTATGGCCCAAAGCTGCAGTCAAAATAGTTACCCGTTGTGTGCTCCTGTCATG ATCACACTTGGAGACCATGCCATGATGGATCAGTCATCTGGCATCACACAGAACGGGGGAACAACCTCCCCGTCACATTCTGACGATGGTGTCAGTAAAACCAATTTGATTGTAAACTACCTGCCACAGACCATGTCTCAGGATGAAATACGGTCTCTCTTCTCCAGTATAGGAGAATTGGAAAGCTGTAAACTGATTAGGGATAAGCCAACTG ACCCTCTGATTCCATCCCCAGGCCAGAGCCTTGGATACGGGTTCGTCAACTACAAACGACCAGAGGATGCCGAGAAAGCGATCAACACACTGAACGGTCTTCGTCTTCAGAACAAAACAATTAAG GTATCATACGCAAGGCCCAGTAGTGAAACAATTAAAGGCGCCAACTTGTATGTAAGTGGGCTGCCAAAGTCAATGGCCCAGCAAGATTTGGAGAAGTTGTTCTCTCACTGTGGGAAGATAATAACATCGCGAATTCTTTATGATACAAACACAG GCCTGTCTAAAGGTGTTGGTTTTATTCGCTTTGATCAAAGATGTGAAGCTGAACGTGCCATTCAGAAGTTAAACAACCACATTCCTGAGGGTTGTTTGGACCCCATTACAGTTAAATTTGCTAATTCCCCAAGCTCCAACAAAAATTTGGCCGGTATGGCCCCCTTAGCCCTGGCCACCTATCTGTCACCCACTCATCGACGCTTTTTCGGACCCATTCATCACGCCACTGCCTCAAGCCGATTTAG GTACTCACCTTTAGAGTCTGGTCTTCTACAGAACACTATCCTACCCACAACACTCACCACGGCAGCTTCGGCAGCAGCAGCTGCAGCAGCAGCAACTAGTAGCAATTCATCCACCACAGCCCTCAATGCCACCGGCTGGTGTATATTCGTCTATAACTTGGCCCCAGACACTGAGGACAGTGTACTGTGGCAGCTCTTTGGGCCCTTTGGAGCTGTGCAGAGTGTGAAAGTCATCCGGGATTTTACAACACAGAAGTGCAAAGGATTCGGTTTCGTCACAATGACCAACTACGAGGAAGCTTTGATTGCAATACAAAACCTGAATGGATTTACTTTAGGGAACCGAGTCCTGCAAGTTTCATTTAAGGCAAATGGGCGTAAACCATGA
- the LOC106060642 gene encoding ELAV-like protein 1 isoform X5, with protein sequence MVITASTSSNCGNLIFKPCDIVAVQNKGLPYFTLPNSCSGMAQSCSQNSYPLCAPVMITLGDHAMMDQSSGITQNGGTTSPSHSDDGVSKTNLIVNYLPQTMSQDEIRSLFSSIGELESCKLIRDKPTGQSLGYGFVNYKRPEDAEKAINTLNGLRLQNKTIKVSYARPSSETIKGANLYVSGLPKSMAQQDLEKLFSHCGKIITSRILYDTNTGLSKGVGFIRFDQRCEAERAIQKLNNHIPEGCLDPITVKFANSPSSNKNLAGMAPLALATYLSPTHRRFFGPIHHATASSRFRYSPLESGLLQNTILPTTLTTAASAAAAAAAATSSNSSTTALNATGWCIFVYNLAPDTEDSVLWQLFGPFGAVQSVKVIRDFTTQKCKGFGFVTMTNYEEALIAIQNLNGFTLGNRVLQVSFKANGRKP encoded by the exons a TGGTGATAACCGCTTCTACTTCTTCTAACTGTGGTAACTTGATATTCAAACCGTGTGATATAGTGGCAGTGCAGAACAAAGGACTACCATACTTCACCCTCCCCAACAGCTGCAGTGGTATGGCCCAAAGCTGCAGTCAAAATAGTTACCCGTTGTGTGCTCCTGTCATG ATCACACTTGGAGACCATGCCATGATGGATCAGTCATCTGGCATCACACAGAACGGGGGAACAACCTCCCCGTCACATTCTGACGATGGTGTCAGTAAAACCAATTTGATTGTAAACTACCTGCCACAGACCATGTCTCAGGATGAAATACGGTCTCTCTTCTCCAGTATAGGAGAATTGGAAAGCTGTAAACTGATTAGGGATAAGCCAACTG GCCAGAGCCTTGGATACGGGTTCGTCAACTACAAACGACCAGAGGATGCCGAGAAAGCGATCAACACACTGAACGGTCTTCGTCTTCAGAACAAAACAATTAAG GTATCATACGCAAGGCCCAGTAGTGAAACAATTAAAGGCGCCAACTTGTATGTAAGTGGGCTGCCAAAGTCAATGGCCCAGCAAGATTTGGAGAAGTTGTTCTCTCACTGTGGGAAGATAATAACATCGCGAATTCTTTATGATACAAACACAG GCCTGTCTAAAGGTGTTGGTTTTATTCGCTTTGATCAAAGATGTGAAGCTGAACGTGCCATTCAGAAGTTAAACAACCACATTCCTGAGGGTTGTTTGGACCCCATTACAGTTAAATTTGCTAATTCCCCAAGCTCCAACAAAAATTTGGCCGGTATGGCCCCCTTAGCCCTGGCCACCTATCTGTCACCCACTCATCGACGCTTTTTCGGACCCATTCATCACGCCACTGCCTCAAGCCGATTTAG GTACTCACCTTTAGAGTCTGGTCTTCTACAGAACACTATCCTACCCACAACACTCACCACGGCAGCTTCGGCAGCAGCAGCTGCAGCAGCAGCAACTAGTAGCAATTCATCCACCACAGCCCTCAATGCCACCGGCTGGTGTATATTCGTCTATAACTTGGCCCCAGACACTGAGGACAGTGTACTGTGGCAGCTCTTTGGGCCCTTTGGAGCTGTGCAGAGTGTGAAAGTCATCCGGGATTTTACAACACAGAAGTGCAAAGGATTCGGTTTCGTCACAATGACCAACTACGAGGAAGCTTTGATTGCAATACAAAACCTGAATGGATTTACTTTAGGGAACCGAGTCCTGCAAGTTTCATTTAAGGCAAATGGGCGTAAACCATGA
- the LOC106060642 gene encoding ELAV-like protein 1 isoform X9, producing MVITASTSSNCGNLIFKPCDIVAVQNKGLPYFTLPNSCSGMAQSCSQNSYPLCAPVMITLGDHAMMDQSSGITQNGGTTSPSHSDDGVSKTNLIVNYLPQTMSQDEIRSLFSSIGELESCKLIRDKPTDPLIPSPGQSLGYGFVNYKRPEDAEKAINTLNGLRLQNKTIKVSYARPSSETIKGANLYVSGLPKSMAQQDLEKLFSHCGKIITSRILYDTNTGLSKGVGFIRFDQRCEAERAIQKLNNHIPEGCLDPITVKFANSPSSNKNLAGMAPLALATYLSPTHRRFFGPIHHATASSRFRTLSYPQHSPRQLRQQQLQQQQLVAIHPPQPSMPPAGVYSSITWPQTLRTVYCGSSLGPLELCRV from the exons a TGGTGATAACCGCTTCTACTTCTTCTAACTGTGGTAACTTGATATTCAAACCGTGTGATATAGTGGCAGTGCAGAACAAAGGACTACCATACTTCACCCTCCCCAACAGCTGCAGTGGTATGGCCCAAAGCTGCAGTCAAAATAGTTACCCGTTGTGTGCTCCTGTCATG ATCACACTTGGAGACCATGCCATGATGGATCAGTCATCTGGCATCACACAGAACGGGGGAACAACCTCCCCGTCACATTCTGACGATGGTGTCAGTAAAACCAATTTGATTGTAAACTACCTGCCACAGACCATGTCTCAGGATGAAATACGGTCTCTCTTCTCCAGTATAGGAGAATTGGAAAGCTGTAAACTGATTAGGGATAAGCCAACTG ACCCTCTGATTCCATCCCCAGGCCAGAGCCTTGGATACGGGTTCGTCAACTACAAACGACCAGAGGATGCCGAGAAAGCGATCAACACACTGAACGGTCTTCGTCTTCAGAACAAAACAATTAAG GTATCATACGCAAGGCCCAGTAGTGAAACAATTAAAGGCGCCAACTTGTATGTAAGTGGGCTGCCAAAGTCAATGGCCCAGCAAGATTTGGAGAAGTTGTTCTCTCACTGTGGGAAGATAATAACATCGCGAATTCTTTATGATACAAACACAG GCCTGTCTAAAGGTGTTGGTTTTATTCGCTTTGATCAAAGATGTGAAGCTGAACGTGCCATTCAGAAGTTAAACAACCACATTCCTGAGGGTTGTTTGGACCCCATTACAGTTAAATTTGCTAATTCCCCAAGCTCCAACAAAAATTTGGCCGGTATGGCCCCCTTAGCCCTGGCCACCTATCTGTCACCCACTCATCGACGCTTTTTCGGACCCATTCATCACGCCACTGCCTCAAGCCGATTTAG AACACTATCCTACCCACAACACTCACCACGGCAGCTTCGGCAGCAGCAGCTGCAGCAGCAGCAACTAGTAGCAATTCATCCACCACAGCCCTCAATGCCACCGGCTGGTGTATATTCGTCTATAACTTGGCCCCAGACACTGAGGACAGTGTACTGTGGCAGCTCTTTGGGCCCTTTGGAGCTGTGCAGAGTGTGA
- the LOC106060642 gene encoding ELAV-like protein 1 isoform X6: protein MAQSCSQNSYPLCAPVMITLGDHAMMDQSSGITQNGGTTSPSHSDDGVSKTNLIVNYLPQTMSQDEIRSLFSSIGELESCKLIRDKPTDPLIPSPGQSLGYGFVNYKRPEDAEKAINTLNGLRLQNKTIKVSYARPSSETIKGANLYVSGLPKSMAQQDLEKLFSHCGKIITSRILYDTNTGLSKGVGFIRFDQRCEAERAIQKLNNHIPEGCLDPITVKFANSPSSNKNLAGMAPLALATYLSPTHRRFFGPIHHATASSRFRYSPLESGLLQNTILPTTLTTAASAAAAAAAATSSNSSTTALNATGWCIFVYNLAPDTEDSVLWQLFGPFGAVQSVKVIRDFTTQKCKGFGFVTMTNYEEALIAIQNLNGFTLGNRVLQVSFKANGRKP, encoded by the exons ATGGCCCAAAGCTGCAGTCAAAATAGTTACCCGTTGTGTGCTCCTGTCATG ATCACACTTGGAGACCATGCCATGATGGATCAGTCATCTGGCATCACACAGAACGGGGGAACAACCTCCCCGTCACATTCTGACGATGGTGTCAGTAAAACCAATTTGATTGTAAACTACCTGCCACAGACCATGTCTCAGGATGAAATACGGTCTCTCTTCTCCAGTATAGGAGAATTGGAAAGCTGTAAACTGATTAGGGATAAGCCAACTG ACCCTCTGATTCCATCCCCAGGCCAGAGCCTTGGATACGGGTTCGTCAACTACAAACGACCAGAGGATGCCGAGAAAGCGATCAACACACTGAACGGTCTTCGTCTTCAGAACAAAACAATTAAG GTATCATACGCAAGGCCCAGTAGTGAAACAATTAAAGGCGCCAACTTGTATGTAAGTGGGCTGCCAAAGTCAATGGCCCAGCAAGATTTGGAGAAGTTGTTCTCTCACTGTGGGAAGATAATAACATCGCGAATTCTTTATGATACAAACACAG GCCTGTCTAAAGGTGTTGGTTTTATTCGCTTTGATCAAAGATGTGAAGCTGAACGTGCCATTCAGAAGTTAAACAACCACATTCCTGAGGGTTGTTTGGACCCCATTACAGTTAAATTTGCTAATTCCCCAAGCTCCAACAAAAATTTGGCCGGTATGGCCCCCTTAGCCCTGGCCACCTATCTGTCACCCACTCATCGACGCTTTTTCGGACCCATTCATCACGCCACTGCCTCAAGCCGATTTAG GTACTCACCTTTAGAGTCTGGTCTTCTACAGAACACTATCCTACCCACAACACTCACCACGGCAGCTTCGGCAGCAGCAGCTGCAGCAGCAGCAACTAGTAGCAATTCATCCACCACAGCCCTCAATGCCACCGGCTGGTGTATATTCGTCTATAACTTGGCCCCAGACACTGAGGACAGTGTACTGTGGCAGCTCTTTGGGCCCTTTGGAGCTGTGCAGAGTGTGAAAGTCATCCGGGATTTTACAACACAGAAGTGCAAAGGATTCGGTTTCGTCACAATGACCAACTACGAGGAAGCTTTGATTGCAATACAAAACCTGAATGGATTTACTTTAGGGAACCGAGTCCTGCAAGTTTCATTTAAGGCAAATGGGCGTAAACCATGA
- the LOC106060642 gene encoding ELAV-like protein 1 isoform X4 gives MVITASTSSNCGNLIFKPCDIVAVQNKGLPYFTLPNSCSGMAQSCSQNSYPLCAPVMITLGDHAMMDQSSGITQNGGTTSPSHSDDGVSKTNLIVNYLPQTMSQDEIRSLFSSIGELESCKLIRDKPTGQSLGYGFVNYKRPEDAEKAINTLNGLRLQNKTIKVSLARPSSENIKGANLYISGLPKSMTQLDLEALFSQIGNIITSRILYDQTTGLSKGVGFIRFDQRCEAERAIQKLNNHIPEGCLDPITVKFANSPSSNKNLAGMAPLALATYLSPTHRRFFGPIHHATASSRFRYSPLESGLLQNTILPTTLTTAASAAAAAAAATSSNSSTTALNATGWCIFVYNLAPDTEDSVLWQLFGPFGAVQSVKVIRDFTTQKCKGFGFVTMTNYEEALIAIQNLNGFTLGNRVLQVSFKANGRKP, from the exons a TGGTGATAACCGCTTCTACTTCTTCTAACTGTGGTAACTTGATATTCAAACCGTGTGATATAGTGGCAGTGCAGAACAAAGGACTACCATACTTCACCCTCCCCAACAGCTGCAGTGGTATGGCCCAAAGCTGCAGTCAAAATAGTTACCCGTTGTGTGCTCCTGTCATG ATCACACTTGGAGACCATGCCATGATGGATCAGTCATCTGGCATCACACAGAACGGGGGAACAACCTCCCCGTCACATTCTGACGATGGTGTCAGTAAAACCAATTTGATTGTAAACTACCTGCCACAGACCATGTCTCAGGATGAAATACGGTCTCTCTTCTCCAGTATAGGAGAATTGGAAAGCTGTAAACTGATTAGGGATAAGCCAACTG GCCAGAGCCTTGGATACGGGTTCGTCAACTACAAACGACCAGAGGATGCCGAGAAAGCGATCAACACACTGAACGGTCTTCGTCTTCAGAACAAAACAATTAAG GTCTCCCTAGCTCGCCCCAGCTCTGAGAATATTAAAGGTGCTAACTTATATATTAGTGGCTTACCAAAATCTATGACCCAGTTGGACTTGGAGGCACTGTTCTCTCAGATCGGAAATATCATTACTTCAAGAATACTTTATGATCAAACCACAG GCCTGTCTAAAGGTGTTGGTTTTATTCGCTTTGATCAAAGATGTGAAGCTGAACGTGCCATTCAGAAGTTAAACAACCACATTCCTGAGGGTTGTTTGGACCCCATTACAGTTAAATTTGCTAATTCCCCAAGCTCCAACAAAAATTTGGCCGGTATGGCCCCCTTAGCCCTGGCCACCTATCTGTCACCCACTCATCGACGCTTTTTCGGACCCATTCATCACGCCACTGCCTCAAGCCGATTTAG GTACTCACCTTTAGAGTCTGGTCTTCTACAGAACACTATCCTACCCACAACACTCACCACGGCAGCTTCGGCAGCAGCAGCTGCAGCAGCAGCAACTAGTAGCAATTCATCCACCACAGCCCTCAATGCCACCGGCTGGTGTATATTCGTCTATAACTTGGCCCCAGACACTGAGGACAGTGTACTGTGGCAGCTCTTTGGGCCCTTTGGAGCTGTGCAGAGTGTGAAAGTCATCCGGGATTTTACAACACAGAAGTGCAAAGGATTCGGTTTCGTCACAATGACCAACTACGAGGAAGCTTTGATTGCAATACAAAACCTGAATGGATTTACTTTAGGGAACCGAGTCCTGCAAGTTTCATTTAAGGCAAATGGGCGTAAACCATGA
- the LOC106060642 gene encoding ELAV-like protein 1 isoform X1 — protein MVITASTSSNCGNLIFKPCDIVAVQNKGLPYFTLPNSCSGMAQSCSQNSYPLCAPVMITLGDHAMMDQSSGITQNGGTTSPSHSDDGVSKTNLIVNYLPQTMSQDEIRSLFSSIGELESCKLIRDKPTDPLIPSPGQSLGYGFVNYKRPEDAEKAINTLNGLRLQNKTIKVSLARPSSENIKGANLYISGLPKSMTQLDLEALFSQIGNIITSRILYDQTTGLSKGVGFIRFDQRCEAERAIQKLNNHIPEGCLDPITVKFANSPSSNKNLAGMAPLALATYLSPTHRRFFGPIHHATASSRFRYSPLESGLLQNTILPTTLTTAASAAAAAAAATSSNSSTTALNATGWCIFVYNLAPDTEDSVLWQLFGPFGAVQSVKVIRDFTTQKCKGFGFVTMTNYEEALIAIQNLNGFTLGNRVLQVSFKANGRKP, from the exons a TGGTGATAACCGCTTCTACTTCTTCTAACTGTGGTAACTTGATATTCAAACCGTGTGATATAGTGGCAGTGCAGAACAAAGGACTACCATACTTCACCCTCCCCAACAGCTGCAGTGGTATGGCCCAAAGCTGCAGTCAAAATAGTTACCCGTTGTGTGCTCCTGTCATG ATCACACTTGGAGACCATGCCATGATGGATCAGTCATCTGGCATCACACAGAACGGGGGAACAACCTCCCCGTCACATTCTGACGATGGTGTCAGTAAAACCAATTTGATTGTAAACTACCTGCCACAGACCATGTCTCAGGATGAAATACGGTCTCTCTTCTCCAGTATAGGAGAATTGGAAAGCTGTAAACTGATTAGGGATAAGCCAACTG ACCCTCTGATTCCATCCCCAGGCCAGAGCCTTGGATACGGGTTCGTCAACTACAAACGACCAGAGGATGCCGAGAAAGCGATCAACACACTGAACGGTCTTCGTCTTCAGAACAAAACAATTAAG GTCTCCCTAGCTCGCCCCAGCTCTGAGAATATTAAAGGTGCTAACTTATATATTAGTGGCTTACCAAAATCTATGACCCAGTTGGACTTGGAGGCACTGTTCTCTCAGATCGGAAATATCATTACTTCAAGAATACTTTATGATCAAACCACAG GCCTGTCTAAAGGTGTTGGTTTTATTCGCTTTGATCAAAGATGTGAAGCTGAACGTGCCATTCAGAAGTTAAACAACCACATTCCTGAGGGTTGTTTGGACCCCATTACAGTTAAATTTGCTAATTCCCCAAGCTCCAACAAAAATTTGGCCGGTATGGCCCCCTTAGCCCTGGCCACCTATCTGTCACCCACTCATCGACGCTTTTTCGGACCCATTCATCACGCCACTGCCTCAAGCCGATTTAG GTACTCACCTTTAGAGTCTGGTCTTCTACAGAACACTATCCTACCCACAACACTCACCACGGCAGCTTCGGCAGCAGCAGCTGCAGCAGCAGCAACTAGTAGCAATTCATCCACCACAGCCCTCAATGCCACCGGCTGGTGTATATTCGTCTATAACTTGGCCCCAGACACTGAGGACAGTGTACTGTGGCAGCTCTTTGGGCCCTTTGGAGCTGTGCAGAGTGTGAAAGTCATCCGGGATTTTACAACACAGAAGTGCAAAGGATTCGGTTTCGTCACAATGACCAACTACGAGGAAGCTTTGATTGCAATACAAAACCTGAATGGATTTACTTTAGGGAACCGAGTCCTGCAAGTTTCATTTAAGGCAAATGGGCGTAAACCATGA
- the LOC106060642 gene encoding ELAV-like protein 1 isoform X7 — translation MQITLGDHAMMDQSSGITQNGGTTSPSHSDDGVSKTNLIVNYLPQTMSQDEIRSLFSSIGELESCKLIRDKPTDPLIPSPGQSLGYGFVNYKRPEDAEKAINTLNGLRLQNKTIKVSYARPSSETIKGANLYVSGLPKSMAQQDLEKLFSHCGKIITSRILYDTNTGLSKGVGFIRFDQRCEAERAIQKLNNHIPEGCLDPITVKFANSPSSNKNLAGMAPLALATYLSPTHRRFFGPIHHATASSRFRYSPLESGLLQNTILPTTLTTAASAAAAAAAATSSNSSTTALNATGWCIFVYNLAPDTEDSVLWQLFGPFGAVQSVKVIRDFTTQKCKGFGFVTMTNYEEALIAIQNLNGFTLGNRVLQVSFKANGRKP, via the exons ATGCAG ATCACACTTGGAGACCATGCCATGATGGATCAGTCATCTGGCATCACACAGAACGGGGGAACAACCTCCCCGTCACATTCTGACGATGGTGTCAGTAAAACCAATTTGATTGTAAACTACCTGCCACAGACCATGTCTCAGGATGAAATACGGTCTCTCTTCTCCAGTATAGGAGAATTGGAAAGCTGTAAACTGATTAGGGATAAGCCAACTG ACCCTCTGATTCCATCCCCAGGCCAGAGCCTTGGATACGGGTTCGTCAACTACAAACGACCAGAGGATGCCGAGAAAGCGATCAACACACTGAACGGTCTTCGTCTTCAGAACAAAACAATTAAG GTATCATACGCAAGGCCCAGTAGTGAAACAATTAAAGGCGCCAACTTGTATGTAAGTGGGCTGCCAAAGTCAATGGCCCAGCAAGATTTGGAGAAGTTGTTCTCTCACTGTGGGAAGATAATAACATCGCGAATTCTTTATGATACAAACACAG GCCTGTCTAAAGGTGTTGGTTTTATTCGCTTTGATCAAAGATGTGAAGCTGAACGTGCCATTCAGAAGTTAAACAACCACATTCCTGAGGGTTGTTTGGACCCCATTACAGTTAAATTTGCTAATTCCCCAAGCTCCAACAAAAATTTGGCCGGTATGGCCCCCTTAGCCCTGGCCACCTATCTGTCACCCACTCATCGACGCTTTTTCGGACCCATTCATCACGCCACTGCCTCAAGCCGATTTAG GTACTCACCTTTAGAGTCTGGTCTTCTACAGAACACTATCCTACCCACAACACTCACCACGGCAGCTTCGGCAGCAGCAGCTGCAGCAGCAGCAACTAGTAGCAATTCATCCACCACAGCCCTCAATGCCACCGGCTGGTGTATATTCGTCTATAACTTGGCCCCAGACACTGAGGACAGTGTACTGTGGCAGCTCTTTGGGCCCTTTGGAGCTGTGCAGAGTGTGAAAGTCATCCGGGATTTTACAACACAGAAGTGCAAAGGATTCGGTTTCGTCACAATGACCAACTACGAGGAAGCTTTGATTGCAATACAAAACCTGAATGGATTTACTTTAGGGAACCGAGTCCTGCAAGTTTCATTTAAGGCAAATGGGCGTAAACCATGA